The sequence CGACATTGCAAAAGTGCGCCTGAAATTTACTCCCGAAACAGCGTCGTATGCGTTGTACGAACTGACGCCGGCAGTGGCGTCGCGCTATCTCGAACGATATCAGCCGCCGCCGCAATGGCCCGAAGCGTGGAAGCAGAGGGCGGCAAAAGACGATGCTTACGAAGGCAAAGGGATTTACATGAAATTTGCAGCGGGGCGGCTGGAGCGTCTCGGGCTCTGTTCGCACTGTGCCGGAGGGAGGGCAGCACCCATTGTCGGCACAGCGGACGGCGGTGCCTTTTACGCGCTGCCGCTGACGGAGCGGCAGATGGTCGAACTTTTCGGCGCACCTCTCAAACGTATGAAGGTACGTGAAGTCTATTACTAAGTCTGGGGAACAGTGATGTCACATATTTTTTCAAGAACGTTCCGGGTCGACTGGTCCGATGCCAATGCCAACGGAGAGGTGCACCTGCCCACCTATTTCCGCTACCTGATCGAAACGGCCTGGTCCTGGGGGGCGGCGGTCGGACTCGGGATCGAGGACAGCCGGAAGCTCGGGCTGGTCTGGGTGGTCCGTGAAACGCAGATCACCCTGCTGCGGCCGCTCCTCCCCGACGACGAATTCGAACTGACCATCTGGCTGGCCCACTGGCGCAGGGTCCACGGGACGCGCTTTTTCGAAATTGTGCATAAGGCGAGCGGGGAGGTTGTCGCGCAGGGGGCACAGGAGGTCGTCACGCTCAACCCGGCGAACATGCGCCCCAAAGCGGTTCCCGATACCATTGTGGAACGTCTGACGGCGCCGGCACCCCGGACGGTTCCGCACCGTCCCTTTCCGACGCTTACCATAGAGGGGAACCGGACGATTCAGCGCCGGCGGACCGTGGAGTGGCAGGACCTGGATTCGCTTGAGCATGTCAACAACACCCGTTACGTCGCCTTTGCCGAAGATGCCGTCGTCGCGGCATTGGCCGGTTTCGGGTGGGGCCCCGCGGAGCTCAAAGCACAGGGATTGGCGCTGCGGAACCGTCATGTCCATATCCAGTACCTGGTACCGGCGGTCTGGGGAGAGACACTGGAGTTGACGATGGCGCTGACGGCATTGGGCCCGGAGGGGGGTGAGTGGGCCGTCGCGATTGCGCGCGCATCCGATCATACCCCTGTTGCCCGGTGCGTCATCGCCTGGGAGATTTTCCAGACAGCCGAGGGGTCAATACGGCCGATGCCGGAGGCACTGTACCGGCAGCTGACGGCGTACGTAGCCGTGCCTGCAACAGCACCGCAGGCATAGGAGCGCTTGCGGGAAACCTTCCCTGGACGCTCTTCCATCTGCCGATGAGAATGCGCTATACTCCCCACATGAAAGAGATTCTTTATGCGCCGTGGCGCACGGACTATATCAGCGGGCAGACTATAGAAGGGTGCGTTTTCTGCCACATCAGCGAACATGCCGAAGCCGACGCCGAACTGCATGTCCTCTATCGCGACGAACACTGTTTTGTCGTCATGAACCGCTACCCCTACACGCCCGGCCATTTCATGATCATCCCCCACGTCCATACGGATGCGCTTGAAACGCTGGAGCCCGAAGCGTGGCTGCGGATCAGCGCCCTGACGCAGCAGGGGGTACGCATGCTCAAAGAAGGGTTCGGCGCACAGGGCGTCAATATCGGCATGAACCTCGGAAAGGCCGGCGGAGCGGGGATTGCAGAGCATATCCACCTGCACCTCGTACCGCGCTGGGAGCGGGATACGAACTTTATTACCGCCGTGGCCGGGACCCGGGTCTATTCGACCGATTTCGAACGGATCTACCGCCGTCTGCTGGAACTGGCTCCGCGCTATTTCGTGTGACATCCGGCGTGGCCATTTTTGTGAGATAAAAAAAGTTTGATTTCTTGTTTAATTTTATGTTCAATAGATATCAGATAGCATAGTGCAATCTATAATGTGAAAGTGGGTATATCCATGAAAGCAGTAATCGCAGCCCTGACACTTCTGATGTGGACGGCGCTCTTCGCGGCCGAAGGGGAAGCGTCGACGAAGACGAGCACGGTCAACTGGTACAAAATGGCCGCCTCGCAGGGAAATGCGGAAGCGCAGTTCTACCTCGGCGTAATGTACAGCCGGGGTGCCGGCGTGACCAAGAACGATGACCTTGCGGTCTACTGGTATAAAAAAGCAGCGTCGCAGGAACATGCGGAGGCGCAGCTGAACCTGGGCTACATGTATGAAACCGGCAAAGGGGTCAAAAAGAATTACGGCGAAGCGGTGCAGTGGTACCAGCGTGCGGCGGACAACGGCAGCACGGTGGCGATGAACAACCTGGGGATCATGCATATGATGGGTCTCGGGGTCAAAAAAGACAGTACCAAAGCCTACCGCTACTGGCGCAAGGCAGCCCAGAAAGGCAACAACAACGCCTGGGACAACATTGAAAAACTGCGCCGCCTCGACCCCCAGGCCTGCCTGGATTGAGGCTTGAAGGAGTAACGCTTGACATCCGTATTGCTTGAATTTTCCATGTTTCCCACCAGCGGTGACTGCCGGGACGGCGCTTCCGTCTCTGCCTATGTCAGCCGCATCATCGATATGATCGACCGCAGTGGTCTGCCCTATCAGCTGACGCCGATGGGGACCATTGTTGAGACGGGAAGCGTCAAAGAGGCGCTTGCCGTCGTAGAGAAAGCCTACGATGTCCTGGGCGAGGACTGCGAACGGGTCTACTCGTCGCTGAAACTTGATATACGAAAAGGCAAGGCGGGGCGGTTAAAAGGGAAGATCGACTCCGTACAGCGGGAGTTGGGCCGGGACGTCAGCCACTGATTGCTGCCGAAGCGCACCGGGTGCGAGTTCAGGTAGACGGGCTTTACCCGTATACCGTAACGTTCAAGGAAATCAGCCGTTACCGTCGTGGTCGTGTTCGGCGTGGTGCGCGTGAAGCTCCATCGTGATACCCGAATGGATAAAGAGTGCGAAAGCGATCACCGTATAGACCAGTTTACCGGTTGTGTCTCCCATCATGCTCCAGACAATCCCGAAAACGAATGCGACTGAAAAGATGATAAACCAGTTGCGGTCGCGCTGAAACTGCGTTAAATCCTTCATGTGAAAACCCTCCTCAGTGTGAAAGAAAAATAAGTATAACCTATTTTTTCTTGCGGGTCAGCACGTAGAGGAAGATCGCGCCGATGACGAGAAAAATGACGAGTTTGATCTGGGTCTCTTCCATCGTCTGCATGGCCGGACCTCAGTGCGTTTTGACGTAGAGGTTGGCGATGTATTCGGAGAGGGCTTCGACCTGGACCGGGGTCAGCTCTTTGACCTGGTTTTGCATCAGGGTCTTCATGGCACCGCCGTAGGTGCCTTTCTGGTAGCCGATGATGGCGTCGGCGATGCGCTTGCTCTCCCATTCGCCGATGACGGCGGACTGGTTCAGTGCCATTTTTTCGGCGTGGTTGCCGTGGCAGGCGGCGCACTTCTGGAAGAGTTCAGCCGGAGCCGTTTCGGCGACGGGTGCGCTCTCCGCTGCCGGGGCCGCGGCAGGTGCCGTTTCGGCAACAGGCGTCGCCGGCGCGACAGAGGTGTTGTCCGCAACTTCCGCTACCGGCGCCGGTGTCGGTTCAGCTGCCGGTGCAGGAGTTTCAACGGGGGCTGCGGCTTGGGATGTGGCCTCGGGCTGTGTCTTCGGTGAATCGTTACAGCCGGCGAGCAGGAGCAGGGCGGCTGTAAAAGCAAGGGTTCTCATCAAAGGGAGCCTTTTTAAAAAGATGCCGCCATTGTACACTGTTAGAGCATTTGGGTCAAAGGTGCGGAAGAAGTTTGTTCCTCCATATAAATTCACTTTAAGTAAAGTGCGTAGCTTCGGGGCATTGGAGCAGTTCGATCATGCCCCGGTGAAGCGTGACGACCCCGTTGTGTTCGAACTCTTTGAGCAGGCGGCTGATCACCTCCCTTGAAGAGCCGAGGTGCGCGGCGAGTTTTTCGTGGGTGATGGGGATGCAGCGCGCATTCTGGGCCTGCAGCCACTCCAGGAGGCGGTCGTCGAGTTTCTTGAAACGCACATCCTCGACCAGCCCCGCCATGCATTCGAGCCGCTTGGCAAAGAGAGCGAAAATATAGTCCTGGTAGACGGGTTCGGTTGTATAGAGCTGTTTGACGACGCCGGCGGGGAAAAGATAACCGCTGATCGGCCCGTCGGCGACGGCGGTTCCGATTGCGGGAGTGTCGGTAAAGGCGCTGTTGAGATTCACGTTGCACTGTTCGCCGGCGCCGAGGAAATAGAGGGTGATCTCCTGTCCCGACTCATGCTGCCGGAAGACGCGGACGTTCCCCTCCGTGAGAAAAAGGATCTCCCTGCAGCGGTCCCCCTGGCGGAAGAGCTCCATGCCTCCCTCAAGCCGGATTCCCCCGGCGTGGGCGTCGATCAGTTTTCTGGAATCACGTCCGAGGCGGCGGTAGCAGGGGAAGCATTCCATCTCGTTCCTTTCGGGGGTTCGGGCCCCCCGGTGCTGCAAAAGTATAGCAGATTCTAATGGGCCGCAAAGTATAATAGAGCAAAAAAAATCAGGACGAGAATGCAGTTTGAATCCTACCCGTTCGAAAAACTGAGTGCCCTGCTCGATCCCATCGAGCCCAACAGTGCCTACGCCCCGCTGACACTGACCATCGGGGAGCCGCAGTTCGAGACCCCCGCCTTTATCCGCAACGCGCTGTGCGGCAGTGCCGATACGCTGCGCCGTTACCCGAAAACGGCGGGCGAAGAGACCCTCAACGGCGCCATGCGCGATTTCGTCGCCCGCCGTTTCGGGGTGACGCTGGCCAACGATCAGCTCGTCTCCAGCTTCGGCACCCGGGAAGTCCTTTTCAATTTCCCGCAGTACCTGCTGTTCGACAAGCCCGATCCGGTCATGACGTTTACGAACCCCTTCTACCAGATCTATGAGGGGGCCGCGATCGCGAGCCGTGCGAAGGTGAACTACCTCAACCTCGATGCTTCCAACGGGTTCAGACCGCAGGTCGACCCGGCGGTGCTGCGGGCCAGCGACCTGGTGATCCTCAATTTCCCGAACAACCCCACCAGCAGCTGTCTCTCCGTCGAAGAGCTCGGCGAATGGGTCAAACTGGCGCTGGAGTACGATTTCGTCCTCCTCAACGACGAGTGCTACAGCGAGATCTATCCGCATGAAGCCCCGGCAGGCATCCTCGAGGCGAGCGCGGCCGTCGGCAATACGGCGTTCAAGAATGTGCTCGCGCTCAACTCCATCTCCAAACGCTCAAGCGCACCGGGGCTGCGCAGCGGCTTCCTTGCCGGGGATGCGACGATCCTTGAAGGGTACCGCCAGTACCGCACCTATATCGGCTGCGCTTCGCCGCTGCCGCTGCAGACGGCCGCGGCGGCGGCCTGGGCGGACGAAGCCCATGTCGCAGAGGCCCGGGCCGTCTACCGCGAGAACTTCGAGATGGCACGGGAGATCCTCGGCACGGAGGTGCCGGAGGCGACCTTCTACCTCTGGCTGGAGGTGGACGATGCCATTGCCTTTACCGAAAAGCTCTACCGCGACTACAACCTGAAGGTTCTGCCGGGCGAATACCTGGCGCGCACCGACATCAACGGCAACAACCCGGGCAAAGGGCGTATCCGCATCGCCCTCGTCGAGAGCCCGGAACGCACGCGCATGGCGCTCGAACGCATCAAGGAGGCGATGAATGGATAAGGCCGAAGCCCTGAAAGAAAAAATCCTCAAGGCGCAGGAGGCGGCGGATATCGCCGGCCTCTACGTACTGGAGCAGGAAGCGAACGAGTGTTTTGACGAGCAGACGCTGATCGCCTATTACGCCAACATCCTCGACCTGGCCCTGGAAAACCTGACCGACGCACTGGGGACTGCTCGCCGTATGCAGATGACCGAGGTTAAGGACTTTGCCACGCTGCGGGCCCTTTACGAGTATGCCGTCGAACACTACAGCGCCGGCAAAGCGTCCGATGCGGCGGCGCTCTTCGAGATCCTCGCGGGCCTCAGCGACGACGCGCGTTTTTCCGAGGCGATGACGCAGCACCAGAGCTTTGCAGAACGGCTCCCCGATTTCGGGCAGTTCCTGGATGACGCGGCCGACCTGGAAGCAACCCAGCGCAACGGGACCTTCTACATCAGTGCGTTCCGCATGGACGGGAACGGGACGGACGAATCGTGAAGATCCATTTTATCGGCATCGGGGGGATCGGCATCTCCGGTCTCGCACAGTACATGGACCACAAGGGCAACACGGTCAGCGGCAGCGACATCGCCGACAACCGGATCGTCAAACAGCTCCGCTCCAAAGGGATCGCCATTACCATTCCCCACGACGCGAGCGCGATCACGGACCAGGACCTTGTGGTGCATTCGGCGATCATCAAACCGACCAATGTCGAAGTGGTGGCGGCGCAGGAGAAAGGGATCGAGGTGCTGCCGCGCCGTGAAGCGCTGCTGCGCATTCTCCAGGACAAAGAGGTCTACGCCGTCGCCGGTGCGCACGGCAAAAGTACGACCTCGGCGATTCTCGCGGCGATTATGGAAGGCTCCGCCATCATCGGGGCCGAGTCCAAGGCTTTCGGCTCCAACGTCCGGTACGACGATACGAACGAACGGCTCATTTTCGAAGCGGATGAAAGTGACGGCAGTTTCCTCAACTCCAACCCCTACTGTGCCATCGTGACCAATGCCGAACCGGAGCACATGGAGTATTACGAGTACGATTACGAACGCTTCTATGACGCCTACCGCCGCTTTATCGCGTCGGCCGCGATCCGTGTCATCAACGCGGAAGACGAATTTCTCGGGACGATTGAGGGGGATGCGATCCGGCTTTATCCCAGCCGCGACATCTCCGAGGTCGAATACGTCCTGCACGACGGGGAGCCGCATACGCGTTTCCGCCTGAAAGAGCTGGGGACGTTCGACGTCTGGGGCTTCGGCGAGCATATCGCCCTGGATGCGGCGCTGGCGATCCTCGCCGCGGCAGAGACGATGCCGGTCGAGACGGTGCGTGAGCGCATTCTCGGATACCGGGGGATCAAAAAGCGCTTCGATATCATCGAGAGTGCTAATGGCTGCGTGCTGATCGACGATTACGGCCACCATCCCACGGAGATCGCGGCGACGATGGCATCGGCACGGACCTACGCCCGCATGTTGGGCCTGGAGACGGTGACGGCCGTCTGGCAGCCGCACAAATACTCCCGCACCATCGATAACCTCGAGGCGTTCTCGCACTGCTTCGAAGGGGTGGACCGCCTGATCATCCTGCCGGTATGGGCGGCGGGCGAAGAGCCCCGCATCATCGATTTCGAAGGGGTGTTCGCCGCGTACAGCCCGCTGCTGGCCGACCGGGTCAAACGCCGGGGCTGCGGCTTGGAGGTCCTGAAAGAGGATACAATGGTGCAGCAGCTCGAATCGGGCCTGATCATCGGGTTCGGTGCCGGCGATATCACCTACCAGCTCCGGGGAGAAAAATGAGTTACCTCTATATCGTCGCCGTCATCGCGCTGCTGTATGCGGGGATGCACTTCTTTACCGAGCTCTCCCACCGGCAGAAGCTCTCAATGGCGGGTGTGCTGCTGCTGATCATCGCGGGGGCCGTGGCCTGGAACCAGTCGGTCGATGCGCAGCAGGAGCATGTCCGTGCCGTCATTTTGAAGTTCAACCAGCACCAGACACTTGAGTGTAGGGGGGTGGAAGTCAATGACCGTACCTTTACCCTCAGCGTCGGGACCCAGAGCTTTATCGCCCATGCAGGGACGCCCCATGCCGGGCAGATCTTCGACGCCGCAGGGTGCCGATGAGCGCATTCGGCCATCTGCTCGATCAGCTTGATCTGCAGGCCCACGTGGCCGAGATCGAGAGCTTTCTCAGCCGGAAAAAACCCCTCTATATCGAAGGCGACCAGGGACGCCACTACCAGTTCATCCGTGCCCTCGACGCCCTCGAGTTTCCCGCCCCTCCCAAAACGACCGCTTTCGACACGATCCTGATCCACCTGAAAAAGCAGGGGGTGCTCAGCTTCGAACAGATCTTCGAACTCATCAAGGTCGTGCGCTACTTCCGTACCCTGCGAAACCGCGGCTTCGAGGGGATCATCGGCGAATGGATGGCCTCCGTCGTCGTCCCGGATACGTTCAAAGAGGTCGAACGCCACTTTGACGAAAAGGGCCACTTCAAAGAGGAACTCGATGAGGAACTCTATGCCATCGCCGAGCGGATCAGGGCGCAGAAGAGCGATATCGCGGCACAGATGAAACGGCTGCTCTATGCGGACAATCTGCGTACATACCTCGTCGACACCCAGGTGCACTATGTCAACGACGAGGAGTGCCTCCTGGTGCGCGGCGGTTTCGGCGCCGTGTTCAAAGGGAGCGTCGTAGGCCGGACGGGGGCGGGCTTTTTCTATGTCACCCCCGACAGCCTGCTCAAAAGCAAAGAGCAGATCCGTGCCCTGTCCCAACAGCGCGATGCACGCTACTACGAGTACGCCAAAGGCTTCTCGGCACAGCTGCGCGAGCTGCAGCCCTTTATCGGTTTTATCGACAAGGAGTTCGACCGCCTGGACCACTACCAGGCCCGGGTGCTTTTCGCCCGAGCCAAAGGGCTGCATATCGTCGCGGCACAGCAGGGCGATGCCATCGTCCTGGAGTCGTTCGAGCATCCCGCCCTCTCCAACCCCAAACCCGTCAGCCTCGACTTCAGTGCCTCGGTGCTGATGATCACCGGGGTCAACGCAGGGGGGAAAACGATGCTGCTCAAATCGATCCTCTCCGCCGCGCTGATGGCCAAGTACCTGCTGCCGATGAAGCTCAATCCCCACCGTTCCCGCATCGGCTCCTTCAAACAGATCGAGGCGGTCATCGACGACCCCCAGAACGTCCGAAACGACATCTCCACCTTCGCCGGGCGGATACAGCAGTTCTCCCGGCTCTTCGAACGGAAATCGGCGCTGGTCGGGGTCGATGAGATCGAACTGGGAACGGACAGCGACGAGGCGGCGGCGCTGTTCAAGGTGATCCTCGACGACCTGATCCGGCGCGGGCAGAAGATCGTCGTCACCACCCACCACAAGCGGCTCGCCTCCCTGATGGCCGACCGCGACGACGTCGAACTGGTCGCGGCCGTCTACGACGAGGAGCGCCGGGTCCCCACCTACGATTTCCTCCAGGGGATCATCGGCAAGAGCTACGCCTTTGAGACGGCCCTGCGCTACGGGATCGCCCAGGGGATCGTCAACAGGGCCAAAGAGGTCTACGGCGAGCAGCACGAGAAGCTCAATCTTCTCATCGAACGCGGGAGCGAACTGGAGCGGGAACTGCGACGCAAGCATGCCGAGGTGGACGAGCGTCTGGAACAGCTTGACGAACGGGAACGTTCACTCAAAGAGGAGCGCGAAACGCTGCGGCGCGAGTATGAAGGACTGGAGCGCCGGCTGCGGGGCGAGTTCCAGCAGGCGATCGAGAGCGCCAAGCAGGCGGCCAAGGCGGGGGATACGGCGGCGATCCACCGCGCGATGAACGAAGCGAACCGGCAGCTGCCGCAAAAGCAGGAGCCGCCGCAGAAGAGCACCCCGGTCGCGTTCAGCGTCGGGGACGCCGTCAAGTACCGCAAGCAGCGCGGCGTTATCGTGGCACTGAAAGAGAAGGAGGCGACGATCGAAGTCGAGGGGATGCGGCT is a genomic window of Sulfurimonas sp. HSL1-2 containing:
- a CDS encoding Crp/Fnr family transcriptional regulator; the encoded protein is MECFPCYRRLGRDSRKLIDAHAGGIRLEGGMELFRQGDRCREILFLTEGNVRVFRQHESGQEITLYFLGAGEQCNVNLNSAFTDTPAIGTAVADGPISGYLFPAGVVKQLYTTEPVYQDYIFALFAKRLECMAGLVEDVRFKKLDDRLLEWLQAQNARCIPITHEKLAAHLGSSREVISRLLKEFEHNGVVTLHRGMIELLQCPEATHFT
- a CDS encoding succinyldiaminopimelate transaminase produces the protein MQFESYPFEKLSALLDPIEPNSAYAPLTLTIGEPQFETPAFIRNALCGSADTLRRYPKTAGEETLNGAMRDFVARRFGVTLANDQLVSSFGTREVLFNFPQYLLFDKPDPVMTFTNPFYQIYEGAAIASRAKVNYLNLDASNGFRPQVDPAVLRASDLVILNFPNNPTSSCLSVEELGEWVKLALEYDFVLLNDECYSEIYPHEAPAGILEASAAVGNTAFKNVLALNSISKRSSAPGLRSGFLAGDATILEGYRQYRTYIGCASPLPLQTAAAAAWADEAHVAEARAVYRENFEMAREILGTEVPEATFYLWLEVDDAIAFTEKLYRDYNLKVLPGEYLARTDINGNNPGKGRIRIALVESPERTRMALERIKEAMNG
- a CDS encoding endonuclease MutS2, which gives rise to MSAFGHLLDQLDLQAHVAEIESFLSRKKPLYIEGDQGRHYQFIRALDALEFPAPPKTTAFDTILIHLKKQGVLSFEQIFELIKVVRYFRTLRNRGFEGIIGEWMASVVVPDTFKEVERHFDEKGHFKEELDEELYAIAERIRAQKSDIAAQMKRLLYADNLRTYLVDTQVHYVNDEECLLVRGGFGAVFKGSVVGRTGAGFFYVTPDSLLKSKEQIRALSQQRDARYYEYAKGFSAQLRELQPFIGFIDKEFDRLDHYQARVLFARAKGLHIVAAQQGDAIVLESFEHPALSNPKPVSLDFSASVLMITGVNAGGKTMLLKSILSAALMAKYLLPMKLNPHRSRIGSFKQIEAVIDDPQNVRNDISTFAGRIQQFSRLFERKSALVGVDEIELGTDSDEAAALFKVILDDLIRRGQKIVVTTHHKRLASLMADRDDVELVAAVYDEERRVPTYDFLQGIIGKSYAFETALRYGIAQGIVNRAKEVYGEQHEKLNLLIERGSELERELRRKHAEVDERLEQLDERERSLKEERETLRREYEGLERRLRGEFQQAIESAKQAAKAGDTAAIHRAMNEANRQLPQKQEPPQKSTPVAFSVGDAVKYRKQRGVIVALKEKEATIEVEGMRLRVRRNELKPAGKAAVPKPKVQVSNKVEKRGGLKLDLHGMRAEQAREKMDVFISDALIQGWDEVIIYHGIGTGKLSYAVKEFLKEHPSVKSFEDAPPQLGGFGAKIVHL
- a CDS encoding tetratricopeptide repeat protein — translated: MKAVIAALTLLMWTALFAAEGEASTKTSTVNWYKMAASQGNAEAQFYLGVMYSRGAGVTKNDDLAVYWYKKAASQEHAEAQLNLGYMYETGKGVKKNYGEAVQWYQRAADNGSTVAMNNLGIMHMMGLGVKKDSTKAYRYWRKAAQKGNNNAWDNIEKLRRLDPQACLD
- a CDS encoding MTH1187 family thiamine-binding protein, producing MFPTSGDCRDGASVSAYVSRIIDMIDRSGLPYQLTPMGTIVETGSVKEALAVVEKAYDVLGEDCERVYSSLKLDIRKGKAGRLKGKIDSVQRELGRDVSH
- a CDS encoding c-type cytochrome gives rise to the protein MRTLAFTAALLLLAGCNDSPKTQPEATSQAAAPVETPAPAAEPTPAPVAEVADNTSVAPATPVAETAPAAAPAAESAPVAETAPAELFQKCAACHGNHAEKMALNQSAVIGEWESKRIADAIIGYQKGTYGGAMKTLMQNQVKELTPVQVEALSEYIANLYVKTH
- a CDS encoding HIT domain-containing protein encodes the protein MKEILYAPWRTDYISGQTIEGCVFCHISEHAEADAELHVLYRDEHCFVVMNRYPYTPGHFMIIPHVHTDALETLEPEAWLRISALTQQGVRMLKEGFGAQGVNIGMNLGKAGGAGIAEHIHLHLVPRWERDTNFITAVAGTRVYSTDFERIYRRLLELAPRYFV
- the murC gene encoding UDP-N-acetylmuramate--L-alanine ligase; this translates as MKIHFIGIGGIGISGLAQYMDHKGNTVSGSDIADNRIVKQLRSKGIAITIPHDASAITDQDLVVHSAIIKPTNVEVVAAQEKGIEVLPRREALLRILQDKEVYAVAGAHGKSTTSAILAAIMEGSAIIGAESKAFGSNVRYDDTNERLIFEADESDGSFLNSNPYCAIVTNAEPEHMEYYEYDYERFYDAYRRFIASAAIRVINAEDEFLGTIEGDAIRLYPSRDISEVEYVLHDGEPHTRFRLKELGTFDVWGFGEHIALDAALAILAAAETMPVETVRERILGYRGIKKRFDIIESANGCVLIDDYGHHPTEIAATMASARTYARMLGLETVTAVWQPHKYSRTIDNLEAFSHCFEGVDRLIILPVWAAGEEPRIIDFEGVFAAYSPLLADRVKRRGCGLEVLKEDTMVQQLESGLIIGFGAGDITYQLRGEK
- a CDS encoding thioesterase family protein, with product MSHIFSRTFRVDWSDANANGEVHLPTYFRYLIETAWSWGAAVGLGIEDSRKLGLVWVVRETQITLLRPLLPDDEFELTIWLAHWRRVHGTRFFEIVHKASGEVVAQGAQEVVTLNPANMRPKAVPDTIVERLTAPAPRTVPHRPFPTLTIEGNRTIQRRRTVEWQDLDSLEHVNNTRYVAFAEDAVVAALAGFGWGPAELKAQGLALRNRHVHIQYLVPAVWGETLELTMALTALGPEGGEWAVAIARASDHTPVARCVIAWEIFQTAEGSIRPMPEALYRQLTAYVAVPATAPQA